A stretch of the Bacillus sp. B-jedd genome encodes the following:
- a CDS encoding polysaccharide biosynthesis protein yields the protein MTYKQRLSFFIFADSCIVLTAVFFSRFLVNATVHVVTVPIVLTALTILISHHILSFKFHLYKKALEYASIGELIIILKVVTGSILAALLFQQLIIHQISFRLLAVTWLLHIFLIGGSRFCWRVFRDSFINREGNKKKTLIIGAGAAGSMVARQLLQNRDTELVPVGFIDDDIKKHNLDIFGIPVVGGTNQIESIVKKCNVENIVIAIPSLQKKELNAIFQECAKTTAKTKILPMLEDLVSGKVTVSQFRDVQVEDLLGREPIKLNIANITEYLTEKTVLVTGAGGSIGSEICRQIVAFRPSRLILLGHGENSIYSIEMELIESKQPTSIEFITEIADLRDADKMNTIMKNYKPDVVYHAGAHKHVPLMERNPEEALKNNVIGTMNVAKAASLNGVKTFVMISTDKAVNPTSVMGATKRLAEMIIQGMDRVSSTKFVTVRFGNVLGSRGSVIPLFKRQIEKGGPVTVTHPDMIRYFMTIPEASRLVIQAGSLAKGGEIFVLDMGEPVKIVDLAKNLIKLSGNSVEEIGIEFTGIRPGEKLYEELLKEEEVHEKQIYPKIYIGKRSELYIDEINHLIETFADLEKEELREKLLLIANGKVASKRLLSISV from the coding sequence ATGACATATAAACAAAGGTTGTCTTTTTTTATTTTTGCAGATTCTTGCATTGTATTAACCGCTGTTTTTTTTAGTAGATTCCTGGTGAATGCGACAGTCCATGTAGTGACAGTCCCAATTGTCTTAACAGCACTTACAATTCTCATCAGCCATCATATTCTTTCGTTCAAATTTCATTTGTATAAAAAAGCCTTGGAGTATGCAAGTATTGGGGAGCTTATTATTATATTAAAAGTAGTAACGGGATCCATCCTTGCAGCATTATTATTTCAACAGCTAATTATTCATCAGATATCTTTCAGACTCTTGGCCGTAACATGGCTTTTACATATTTTCCTCATAGGCGGATCGAGATTTTGCTGGAGAGTGTTCCGGGATTCTTTTATTAACAGAGAGGGCAACAAGAAGAAAACGCTGATCATAGGTGCAGGGGCAGCTGGATCAATGGTGGCGAGGCAGCTTTTGCAAAATCGCGATACGGAACTTGTTCCGGTTGGATTTATTGATGACGATATCAAAAAGCATAACCTTGATATCTTTGGCATACCTGTTGTTGGTGGAACAAATCAAATCGAATCCATTGTGAAGAAATGCAATGTCGAAAATATTGTTATCGCAATCCCTTCGCTTCAGAAAAAGGAACTGAATGCTATTTTTCAAGAATGTGCAAAAACAACTGCAAAAACGAAAATTTTGCCTATGCTTGAGGACTTGGTTTCAGGGAAGGTAACTGTCAGCCAATTTCGTGATGTTCAAGTAGAAGATTTGTTAGGCAGGGAACCAATTAAGCTCAATATCGCGAATATCACAGAATATCTGACCGAAAAAACGGTTCTTGTTACCGGCGCGGGGGGTTCGATTGGTTCTGAAATATGCCGGCAAATCGTGGCCTTTCGACCGTCACGCCTTATTTTGTTAGGCCATGGAGAAAACAGCATTTATTCAATTGAAATGGAATTGATTGAGTCTAAACAGCCAACTTCAATAGAATTCATTACGGAAATAGCCGACCTGCGGGATGCAGATAAAATGAATACGATTATGAAAAACTATAAGCCCGATGTTGTTTACCATGCGGGCGCCCATAAGCATGTACCGCTCATGGAACGGAATCCTGAGGAAGCATTAAAGAATAATGTGATCGGTACGATGAATGTAGCAAAGGCGGCCAGTTTAAATGGCGTAAAAACTTTTGTGATGATTTCTACAGATAAAGCAGTCAATCCAACCAGTGTAATGGGAGCAACCAAACGCCTGGCCGAAATGATCATTCAAGGAATGGACCGCGTTAGCTCCACAAAATTTGTGACTGTAAGATTTGGCAATGTACTCGGAAGCCGGGGCAGTGTGATTCCTTTATTCAAGCGCCAAATTGAAAAGGGCGGCCCTGTAACGGTTACTCATCCTGACATGATCCGTTACTTTATGACGATTCCCGAAGCTTCAAGGCTGGTGATCCAAGCCGGTTCTTTAGCAAAAGGGGGAGAGATCTTTGTGTTGGATATGGGTGAACCCGTCAAGATTGTCGACCTGGCTAAAAACCTCATCAAGCTGTCAGGAAATTCAGTCGAGGAGATTGGAATTGAATTCACGGGAATACGGCCTGGTGAGAAGCTTTACGAGGAGCTGCTCAAAGAGGAGGAAGTTCATGAAAAGCAAATCTATCCAAAAATTTATATCGGGAAAAGGTCGGAATTATATATTGATGAAATCAATCATTTAATTGAAACATTTGCTGATTTAGAAAAAGAGGAACTTAGAGAAAAACTATTGCTGATTGCAAATGGGAAAGTGGCTTCAAAGCGGCTTTTATCCATTTCGGTTTAG
- the larE gene encoding ATP-dependent sacrificial sulfur transferase LarE, whose translation MLEIKYKKLQSILTEMETIVIAFSGGVDSTFLLKAALDTLGPDKVLAVTADSETYPFEELEEAKRIARDLGARHEVIQTSELAIPGYAENTPNRCYFCRKSLFEHILPIMKKQNYKNIAFGLIADDMGEHRPGIKAAKEYNVRGPLQEVELYKDEIRQLSQEWGLPTWNKPSLACLSSRIAYGEKITIEKLMKVDLSEKEIRKYGIRQVRVRTHGDIARIEVDPQDMATLLNYHEEITARLQEFGYKFVTMDLSGYKSGSMNRVLQKVEKED comes from the coding sequence TTGCTTGAGATTAAGTACAAAAAACTCCAGTCGATTTTAACTGAAATGGAGACCATCGTCATTGCTTTTTCTGGTGGTGTGGACAGCACGTTCCTTTTAAAGGCTGCACTCGATACACTGGGTCCGGACAAGGTTCTTGCAGTGACTGCTGATAGCGAGACCTATCCATTTGAGGAGCTTGAGGAGGCGAAAAGGATTGCCAGAGATCTTGGTGCCCGCCATGAGGTAATCCAGACTTCGGAGTTGGCGATTCCCGGCTATGCCGAAAACACGCCGAACAGATGTTACTTTTGCAGAAAAAGCCTCTTTGAGCATATTCTGCCGATTATGAAGAAACAAAACTATAAAAATATTGCCTTCGGCTTGATAGCGGACGATATGGGTGAACATCGGCCTGGCATAAAAGCTGCAAAAGAATACAATGTTAGGGGCCCGCTCCAGGAAGTGGAACTTTACAAGGACGAAATCAGGCAGCTGTCACAGGAATGGGGACTTCCAACATGGAACAAGCCTTCTCTGGCCTGTCTGTCCTCGAGAATTGCCTACGGCGAGAAGATAACGATCGAAAAGCTGATGAAGGTTGACCTGTCTGAAAAGGAAATCAGAAAATATGGCATCCGCCAGGTACGGGTCCGTACACATGGAGATATTGCAAGAATTGAGGTAGACCCGCAGGATATGGCAACACTGTTAAACTATCACGAAGAGATTACTGCCAGACTTCAGGAGTTCGGTTATAAATTTGTGACAATGGATCTTTCAGGCTATAAAAGTGGAAGCATGAATCGAGTTCTTCAAAAAGTAGAAAAGGAAGATTAA
- the larC gene encoding nickel pincer cofactor biosynthesis protein LarC — MKHLYLDCVSGISGDMTLSALIDLGADLDYIRGHLKQLPIDPFTMDIKQVNKRGISAKLLQLHFESSCMDIDRHTKYGHEHSTEQDDGSIHGHCHEHGHSHEHDYHHSHGHSDEHTHGHTHSHEPLHGHSHNHVHRQDDSHHHGNHIHSHHHGDHNHSHHHEHRKASTILNMIRTSGLPERVKQRSMAVFQVIAEAEGKIHGMRHEEVHFHEVGAMDSIIDIIGVCLALESLGVEKITASPVPTGYGKVLIAHGLYPIPAPATAEILTGVPLADFHAEGELTTPTGAGFVKALAEEYGRLPALPMKKIGYGAGKKDFEHPNVLRAILFEHAPIVEMETIGVLECQLDDMTGEMLGYVMEKVLAKNALDVYFTHVIMKKSRPGILLTVLASLQHTDEIERLLLNETSTFGVRKSEWSRKILQRTYKKVSTPFGEITVKVGFTGNSILKMTPEYEEVKNAAILKNISFMEVYASVQSAAREQIINLD, encoded by the coding sequence ATGAAACATCTTTATCTTGATTGCGTATCCGGAATTTCAGGTGACATGACCTTATCAGCCCTGATTGATTTAGGAGCTGACCTTGATTATATTCGAGGGCACTTGAAACAGCTGCCAATTGATCCATTTACAATGGATATAAAACAGGTTAATAAAAGAGGAATTTCTGCAAAATTGCTTCAACTCCACTTTGAAAGTTCATGCATGGATATCGACCGCCATACTAAGTATGGCCATGAGCATTCAACCGAGCAGGATGATGGATCTATTCACGGGCATTGCCATGAACATGGGCACAGCCATGAACACGATTATCATCACAGCCATGGACATTCCGATGAACACACTCATGGACATACTCACTCCCACGAACCTTTACATGGACACAGTCATAATCACGTACATAGGCAAGATGACAGCCACCATCATGGCAATCATATCCATAGCCATCATCACGGCGATCATAATCATAGTCATCATCATGAGCATCGAAAGGCCTCGACTATTCTTAATATGATTAGAACCAGCGGCCTTCCTGAGCGCGTCAAGCAGAGAAGCATGGCAGTGTTCCAGGTGATTGCTGAGGCTGAAGGGAAAATCCATGGGATGAGGCATGAGGAAGTCCATTTTCATGAAGTGGGAGCAATGGATTCTATCATTGATATAATAGGCGTCTGCTTGGCGTTGGAAAGCCTGGGGGTTGAAAAAATAACAGCATCACCCGTACCGACCGGTTATGGAAAAGTATTGATTGCCCATGGATTGTACCCAATTCCTGCTCCGGCTACAGCCGAAATTTTAACAGGCGTTCCACTTGCTGATTTTCATGCTGAAGGAGAGTTGACGACACCGACAGGAGCGGGATTCGTCAAGGCGCTTGCAGAAGAATATGGCCGCTTGCCTGCCTTGCCGATGAAAAAGATTGGCTATGGTGCCGGCAAGAAGGACTTTGAACATCCGAATGTCCTCAGAGCAATTTTATTTGAACATGCACCGATAGTAGAGATGGAAACCATTGGCGTCCTTGAGTGCCAGCTTGATGACATGACTGGCGAGATGCTCGGGTACGTAATGGAAAAAGTGCTAGCAAAGAATGCGCTTGATGTATATTTCACCCATGTTATTATGAAAAAAAGCAGGCCTGGAATCCTCCTGACGGTGCTCGCCTCACTTCAGCATACCGATGAAATTGAGAGGTTATTGTTAAATGAAACGAGCACATTTGGAGTCAGAAAATCCGAGTGGTCAAGGAAAATCCTTCAACGAACCTACAAAAAAGTCAGTACTCCTTTTGGGGAAATAACAGTAAAAGTTGGGTTCACCGGAAACTCAATACTCAAGATGACTCCTGAATATGAGGAAGTGAAGAATGCAGCCATTTTAAAAAATATCAGTTTTATGGAAGTGTATGCATCAGTCCAGAGTGCCGCTAGAGAGCAAATCATTAATTTGGATTAA
- a CDS encoding ABC transporter ATP-binding protein: MVILDVKDIVKIYDGSGGEGSTTALDGVSLSVKEGEFLAVMGSSGSGKTTLLNVLSGIDQPTSGEVIISGREISGMTGDDLALFRRKELGFIFQDFNLLDSLTVKENILLPMILEKKTPDEMEGKLAYLAELFEIKPILHKYPYTISGGQQQRTAVSRALVNKPAILFADEPTGNLDSKSSTVIMECFEKIVKELSTTVLLVTHDVFAASYCQKVVFIKDGLIHSTIAKKGSRKEFLNQIMDNLAVLGGKSYDI; this comes from the coding sequence ATGGTGATTTTAGATGTGAAAGATATCGTGAAAATTTACGATGGGTCTGGCGGTGAAGGCTCGACAACTGCTTTGGATGGGGTAAGCTTGTCCGTTAAAGAAGGAGAGTTTCTTGCCGTAATGGGATCTTCCGGGAGTGGCAAAACCACACTCTTGAATGTCTTGAGTGGCATTGATCAGCCAACCTCAGGGGAGGTCATCATTTCTGGCCGGGAAATAAGCGGGATGACAGGAGATGACCTAGCCCTTTTTCGCCGAAAAGAGCTAGGTTTTATATTCCAGGATTTCAATCTATTAGACAGCTTAACGGTTAAAGAAAATATACTACTTCCGATGATACTTGAGAAGAAAACTCCGGATGAAATGGAAGGGAAGCTTGCCTACCTGGCAGAGCTTTTTGAAATAAAACCCATCCTTCATAAGTACCCTTATACGATTTCCGGGGGCCAGCAGCAGCGAACAGCAGTGAGTCGGGCCCTCGTGAATAAGCCTGCCATATTATTCGCGGATGAACCAACCGGGAATCTTGATTCAAAGTCATCGACGGTCATCATGGAATGTTTTGAAAAAATAGTCAAAGAACTATCGACAACGGTTCTTCTTGTAACCCATGATGTGTTCGCCGCAAGCTATTGTCAGAAGGTTGTATTTATTAAAGATGGCCTTATCCATTCAACGATTGCAAAAAAGGGGAGCAGGAAGGAGTTCCTAAATCAAATCATGGATAACCTTGCTGTCTTGGGAGGGAAATCCTATGACATTTAA
- a CDS encoding YveK family protein, with the protein MDKEINIKKLLNIIRNRLWILIIVSIISTTLGGLYSFYITNPLYKTSSKLIVNTDDKLMNTLMVMIKEPGFLEHVVKEMDLNTSPEELSQRISAGSIGGSSIVEISVIDSKPEKAADIANIAANVFKREMEKTFGLDDIRIYSEAKINSAPININHGNKIVLSFIIGIIAGMGLIFLLDFMDNTVRTESLAEQLLEAPVLGNVSKMNKKTTAQKKNIREKIGIRRHSLETNKE; encoded by the coding sequence GTGGACAAAGAAATCAATATAAAAAAACTATTGAACATTATTAGGAATCGTCTTTGGATTCTAATTATAGTTAGCATTATTTCTACCACTCTAGGCGGTCTTTATAGTTTCTATATCACGAACCCTCTTTACAAAACATCTTCTAAACTGATTGTGAATACAGATGATAAACTTATGAACACTCTCATGGTAATGATAAAAGAACCAGGTTTTTTGGAGCATGTAGTAAAAGAGATGGATCTAAATACAAGCCCCGAAGAGTTAAGCCAGCGAATTTCTGCAGGAAGTATTGGAGGTTCATCAATAGTAGAAATTTCTGTAATTGATTCAAAACCAGAAAAGGCAGCAGATATTGCCAATATTGCTGCAAATGTATTTAAACGTGAAATGGAAAAAACGTTTGGATTGGATGATATTCGAATTTATTCCGAAGCCAAAATCAATTCCGCACCTATTAATATCAATCATGGAAATAAAATTGTGCTTAGCTTTATTATTGGGATTATTGCAGGTATGGGGTTAATTTTCTTATTGGATTTCATGGATAACACGGTAAGAACGGAGTCGTTGGCAGAACAATTACTAGAGGCCCCCGTATTAGGGAATGTTTCAAAAATGAATAAGAAAACCACCGCTCAAAAAAAAAATATTCGAGAGAAAATCGGAATAAGGAGGCATTCTCTTGAAACTAACAAAGAGTAA
- a CDS encoding helix-turn-helix domain-containing protein, with protein MIGERIKKLREQKGYSLSELAELAHVSKSYLSGMERDLNKNPSIHFLFKVAKPLDVSIGFLLTGMNHEVLDLDNNDNNLDPEWKKMIEKAIEDGINKNDFKEYISYIKFKIWEKNNCEK; from the coding sequence ATGATTGGAGAGCGAATAAAAAAACTTAGGGAACAAAAGGGGTATTCTTTAAGCGAACTAGCTGAACTAGCACATGTTTCTAAATCTTATTTAAGCGGTATGGAAAGGGATCTTAATAAAAATCCATCTATTCACTTTTTATTTAAAGTAGCTAAACCTTTGGATGTTTCCATTGGGTTCTTACTTACTGGAATGAATCATGAGGTACTTGATTTAGACAATAATGATAATAATCTAGACCCAGAATGGAAAAAAATGATTGAAAAAGCGATTGAGGATGGAATTAACAAAAATGACTTTAAGGAGTATATTAGTTATATCAAATTTAAAATTTGGGAAAAAAACAACTGTGAGAAATAG
- a CDS encoding response regulator transcription factor, producing the protein MYKILLIEDDPQLCQLMKESLERYEYKVHLPEHFSKIEETFVRIKPDLVLLDINLPYYDGYYLCRSFRKQSNVPILMISARSHEMDQIMAIELGADDYISKPFTFEMLQSKVKATIRRVYGEYASKDTSILSVGSLSLNANDMTLTYGLKKVELSKTEYKLMKKLMEHHGEFVSREELIEEVWDSITFVDDNTLTVNITRIRHLLSELGSMFSVKSKRGVGYRLSESVPISD; encoded by the coding sequence GTGTACAAAATCTTGCTTATTGAGGATGATCCGCAACTTTGTCAATTGATGAAGGAAAGTTTAGAACGCTATGAGTATAAAGTGCATCTTCCTGAACATTTTTCAAAAATAGAGGAAACGTTTGTCAGGATAAAACCTGATCTAGTCCTCTTGGATATTAACCTGCCGTATTATGACGGATATTATTTGTGCAGAAGTTTTCGTAAGCAGTCAAATGTACCAATCCTGATGATTTCAGCGAGAAGTCATGAGATGGACCAAATCATGGCGATTGAGCTAGGGGCAGATGATTATATATCCAAGCCTTTTACATTTGAGATGCTGCAATCCAAAGTAAAGGCGACGATAAGACGAGTGTACGGGGAATACGCCTCGAAAGACACTAGCATCTTAAGTGTTGGCTCTCTTAGCCTCAATGCGAATGATATGACCTTAACTTATGGACTGAAAAAGGTGGAACTATCGAAAACCGAATATAAACTGATGAAAAAACTAATGGAGCATCATGGTGAATTTGTTTCTAGAGAGGAATTGATTGAAGAAGTATGGGATTCAATTACGTTTGTGGATGATAATACTCTAACGGTGAATATTACGAGAATCAGGCATTTGTTGTCAGAGTTGGGGTCGATGTTTTCGGTAAAAAGCAAAAGAGGAGTAGGATACAGACTGTCCGAATCTGTTCCTATAAGTGATTAG
- the larB gene encoding nickel pincer cofactor biosynthesis protein LarB — MEKFEDLGFSKVDIDREKRTGFPEVIFGEGKSAEQIGLILGRLIENHGKGMVTRLSKEKADRLLKEFPSAKYDSISRILLYGTPTNHLTGDLMILCAGTSDLPVAEEAALTAEWMGCKVKRIYDVGVAGIDRLLSYREEITRASVLIVVAGMEGALPSVVGGLVKRPVIAVPTSVGYGAHMQGITPLLGMLTSCASGMSVVNIDNGFGAAYQAALILKLASDFKEGHNETSLS; from the coding sequence ATGGAAAAGTTTGAAGATCTTGGATTCAGCAAAGTTGATATAGACAGGGAAAAGCGGACTGGATTTCCGGAAGTGATTTTTGGGGAAGGAAAGTCAGCAGAACAAATCGGGCTAATTCTTGGTAGGCTAATTGAAAACCATGGAAAAGGAATGGTAACCAGGCTCTCGAAAGAGAAGGCTGATAGATTGCTAAAAGAATTTCCTTCTGCAAAATATGACTCCATTTCAAGAATCTTACTTTATGGGACACCTACAAACCATTTAACGGGAGATTTGATGATTCTTTGTGCAGGTACATCAGACTTGCCGGTCGCCGAGGAAGCAGCATTGACTGCTGAATGGATGGGTTGCAAGGTGAAGCGGATTTATGATGTCGGAGTGGCCGGGATTGACAGACTGCTATCCTATCGTGAAGAAATTACCCGGGCAAGTGTCCTTATTGTTGTGGCAGGAATGGAGGGAGCCCTGCCGAGCGTTGTCGGTGGATTGGTCAAACGCCCAGTCATAGCTGTACCAACCTCGGTGGGTTATGGTGCACATATGCAAGGGATAACACCGCTTCTCGGAATGCTTACTTCGTGTGCTTCAGGAATGAGTGTGGTGAATATTGACAATGGGTTTGGTGCTGCATACCAGGCTGCGCTCATTCTAAAGCTTGCTTCAGATTTTAAGGAGGGCCATAATGAAACATCTTTATCTTGA
- a CDS encoding FtsX-like permease family protein: MTFNQVIWKMAKVQYKKYMFYYLCNSFAVMFFFMFSTVYFNNQIEKAKQLDGIQDALSIPGGALIIFTIFFISLAHNVFMKRRRSEFGLFMTLGMSRSDITRLLVLENGVIAAASIVTGLLAGAIFSRLFFMLLMNSVGMREIVFHLRGKMFLCSVGAFLIVFLLAVGKSLFLSYQSSVLASMKSNRVSQAIKLKSPLLGFFGLALMMGSLLALYVTYVDSDGGLLPLWTLGILAGLYIAFSQFTSFLIEVTKKIPGFYFRRMLFFTSLDYKFKQLTSIIMLVSVMTMITILYSSLLLTFYKSSEKDAIRNNPYDVAFYQTETKNNLPEEKLYAVFEDQDQHIEEHIVIPVLTYYQKHPYVEGVETYQIMGLKEFNRVTSATAKLNDKEYFVYLNSEAEYGEVDVNQLLELAIDNKKIAYEFKGKFVQKAINILPNTHEFIVVNENEFDFLTDSLNAYKSNLHLINVTDWKGTADAVNDLEEKFADLNQSTAPIEDRRIEFLSEKEQFQVAAKVSAYNNIRGSSGIMFFVTTFLTIMFFFGTFILLYLNLFSEIDEEKAKYRKLYKIGITLNEVKKYISSELITVFFAPTLIGTVLAAFYVVILSTDTGGIMHNLDLLSHFFLISSIYLAIQIIYYFYLRNKMMRYLI, translated from the coding sequence ATGACATTTAATCAAGTCATTTGGAAGATGGCCAAGGTACAATATAAAAAGTATATGTTTTATTATTTGTGCAACAGTTTTGCCGTTATGTTTTTCTTTATGTTCTCAACTGTCTATTTTAACAATCAGATTGAGAAGGCGAAGCAACTGGATGGGATACAGGATGCGTTGTCTATTCCGGGGGGTGCACTTATTATATTTACCATCTTCTTCATTAGCCTTGCCCACAATGTCTTTATGAAAAGAAGAAGGAGTGAATTCGGTCTTTTCATGACATTAGGCATGTCCCGCAGCGATATTACGAGACTGCTCGTGTTGGAGAATGGTGTAATTGCCGCTGCATCCATTGTTACCGGGTTGTTGGCAGGGGCCATCTTCTCTAGATTATTTTTCATGCTTTTAATGAACAGTGTGGGTATGCGGGAGATTGTATTCCATTTAAGAGGAAAAATGTTCTTGTGCTCTGTTGGTGCATTTTTAATTGTGTTTTTACTCGCGGTTGGGAAATCGCTTTTTCTATCGTACCAAAGTAGTGTGCTCGCTAGTATGAAGAGTAATCGGGTTTCTCAAGCAATAAAGTTGAAAAGTCCGTTACTCGGTTTTTTCGGGCTTGCCTTAATGATGGGATCGTTACTGGCCTTGTACGTTACTTATGTAGATTCGGATGGTGGATTACTGCCGTTATGGACACTCGGCATTTTAGCGGGATTATACATAGCGTTTAGCCAGTTTACTAGTTTCTTAATTGAAGTCACAAAAAAAATCCCGGGATTCTATTTTCGCAGAATGCTTTTTTTTACAAGTCTCGATTACAAGTTTAAACAATTAACCTCGATTATCATGCTCGTTTCAGTCATGACCATGATTACAATATTATACAGCTCCTTGTTATTAACTTTTTATAAGTCATCAGAAAAGGATGCAATAAGAAATAATCCTTATGATGTGGCCTTTTACCAGACGGAAACGAAAAACAATTTGCCGGAAGAAAAACTCTATGCTGTTTTTGAAGATCAGGATCAGCATATTGAAGAACATATAGTCATTCCGGTGCTTACTTATTATCAAAAACATCCATATGTCGAGGGGGTTGAAACATATCAGATTATGGGACTCAAAGAGTTTAACAGGGTTACCTCTGCTACTGCGAAATTGAATGATAAGGAATACTTCGTCTACTTGAATTCCGAGGCTGAATATGGGGAGGTCGACGTCAACCAACTTCTCGAACTTGCGATTGATAACAAGAAGATAGCGTATGAGTTTAAAGGGAAATTTGTTCAAAAAGCCATAAACATATTACCTAATACCCATGAGTTTATCGTTGTGAACGAAAACGAATTTGACTTTCTGACTGACTCATTAAATGCTTACAAATCCAATCTACATTTAATCAACGTAACCGACTGGAAGGGAACAGCTGATGCTGTGAATGATCTGGAGGAAAAATTTGCTGACTTGAATCAAAGTACAGCCCCTATCGAAGACAGACGCATAGAGTTTTTATCCGAAAAAGAACAATTCCAAGTGGCTGCCAAGGTGTCTGCTTACAATAACATTAGAGGCTCCAGCGGCATCATGTTCTTTGTGACTACCTTTCTAACCATCATGTTTTTCTTTGGAACATTCATTCTCTTATACTTGAATCTTTTTTCAGAGATTGATGAGGAGAAGGCTAAATACAGAAAGCTTTATAAAATAGGAATTACATTGAATGAAGTCAAGAAGTATATTTCCAGCGAACTAATCACGGTCTTCTTTGCTCCAACCCTGATTGGAACCGTATTGGCTGCCTTTTACGTGGTTATCTTGTCTACAGATACTGGCGGTATCATGCATAATCTGGACTTGTTGTCTCATTTTTTCCTGATATCTTCAATATATCTAGCCATCCAAATTATTTACTACTTCTATTTAAGAAACAAAATGATGAGGTACTTAATTTAA
- a CDS encoding sensor histidine kinase, whose translation MKNNVLKNQNKERLYFLSHWMHHLKTPVSVMELILNKEDQEKDIAEMFKIIRQENNRLHTSIQQGLAMIRTESFENDLEVRSVDLIPSLRKLINERKKECIYQSIYPSMEFEGQSAIIATDPKWNDILLDQIISNGIKYSAPKAGNKKLIFRIKRTGKRISLTIEDEGIGIPSYDLERIFDAFFTGDNGRAFSNSTGIGLYLSKKIADKLGADISIDSLPSKGTAVTIRWLAGTDTSRIGF comes from the coding sequence ATGAAAAACAATGTATTGAAGAATCAAAATAAAGAGAGGCTCTATTTTCTATCCCATTGGATGCACCACTTGAAAACTCCTGTCTCGGTTATGGAACTTATCTTAAATAAGGAAGATCAGGAAAAGGACATAGCTGAGATGTTCAAAATAATTAGGCAGGAAAACAATCGGCTTCACACTTCCATTCAACAAGGTCTTGCCATGATCAGGACGGAGAGCTTCGAAAACGATCTCGAGGTGAGGTCGGTCGATTTAATCCCTTCATTGCGTAAATTGATAAACGAAAGAAAAAAAGAATGCATATATCAATCCATCTATCCTTCCATGGAATTCGAAGGGCAGAGTGCGATTATTGCCACGGACCCAAAGTGGAACGATATTTTATTAGATCAAATCATCTCAAACGGAATAAAATATTCCGCTCCCAAAGCCGGGAATAAGAAGCTTATCTTTCGGATCAAGAGGACTGGCAAACGTATAAGTCTAACCATTGAGGATGAAGGTATTGGCATACCTTCCTATGATCTTGAACGGATATTTGATGCCTTTTTTACAGGAGATAACGGAAGGGCTTTTTCCAACTCCACTGGGATTGGTCTTTACCTAAGCAAAAAAATAGCCGACAAGCTCGGAGCAGATATTAGCATAGATTCGCTTCCTTCTAAAGGTACTGCTGTGACAATCCGGTGGTTGGCGGGAACCGATACTAGTAGAATCGGTTTCTAA
- a CDS encoding CpsD/CapB family tyrosine-protein kinase, with product MKLTKSKMSFLNMKVSLVAATAPTSNISEQFRTIRTNYLSSIDCKNARTIMISSANGQEGKSTVAANFAISLAQQGKKVLLIDANLRNPILDFSFKVNNSIGLSTVLNGRVRFEDAVADTGINGVDLLPSGPVPINPAELLGSVNMESLIHRLAGLYEVVLLDTSSILEISDAKILANQCDGLIIVIRSGKTKSEDMIKVKKQLKHCKTKLLGIILNETN from the coding sequence TTGAAACTAACAAAGAGTAAAATGTCCTTTCTAAATATGAAAGTTAGTCTGGTGGCTGCCACTGCCCCAACTTCTAATATATCTGAACAATTCAGGACCATTCGTACAAACTATCTTTCTTCAATTGATTGCAAAAATGCAAGAACGATTATGATTTCATCTGCAAATGGGCAGGAAGGGAAGTCAACGGTTGCCGCGAATTTTGCCATATCATTGGCGCAGCAAGGAAAAAAGGTTTTACTAATTGATGCGAATTTACGAAATCCAATCCTCGATTTTTCTTTTAAAGTGAACAATTCTATAGGGTTAAGCACTGTGCTAAATGGAAGAGTCAGGTTTGAGGATGCGGTTGCAGACACGGGTATAAATGGGGTAGACCTTTTACCTAGTGGACCAGTTCCTATAAATCCTGCAGAGCTGCTTGGCTCTGTAAATATGGAATCGCTTATTCACAGGTTAGCCGGCTTATACGAAGTGGTCTTATTAGACACTTCCTCAATATTGGAGATTTCTGACGCGAAAATTTTAGCAAATCAATGCGATGGTTTAATCATTGTCATTCGGTCTGGAAAAACAAAAAGTGAGGACATGATTAAAGTAAAGAAACAATTGAAACACTGTAAAACAAAATTATTAGGAATTATTTTAAATGAGACTAATTGA